A window of Microbacterium luteolum contains these coding sequences:
- the hpt gene encoding hypoxanthine phosphoribosyltransferase: MRAAEIQDDLAQILVTEEQILAKLDELAARVAVDYAGKELVLVGVLKGAVMVMADFARALPFHAPMDWMAVSSYGASTKSSGVVQIRKDLDTDLNGKHVLIVEDIIDSGLTLSWLLENFESRGAESIEVLALLRKPEAAKVVIDCRYVGFDIPTDFVVGYGLDYAERYRNLRDVAVLAPHVYS, encoded by the coding sequence ATGCGCGCCGCGGAAATCCAGGACGACCTTGCCCAGATCCTCGTCACAGAGGAGCAGATCCTCGCCAAGCTCGACGAGCTCGCGGCGCGGGTCGCCGTCGACTACGCGGGGAAGGAGCTCGTGCTGGTCGGTGTGCTCAAGGGCGCCGTGATGGTGATGGCGGACTTCGCCCGGGCGCTGCCGTTCCACGCCCCGATGGACTGGATGGCCGTGTCGAGCTACGGCGCGAGCACCAAGTCCAGCGGCGTCGTGCAGATCCGCAAGGACCTCGACACCGACCTCAACGGCAAGCACGTGCTGATCGTGGAGGACATCATCGACTCCGGCCTGACCCTCAGCTGGCTGCTCGAGAACTTCGAGTCCCGCGGGGCGGAGTCGATCGAGGTGCTGGCGCTGCTGCGCAAGCCCGAGGCCGCGAAGGTCGTCATCGACTGCCGGTACGTCGGATTCGACATCCCCACCGACTTCGTCGTCGGGTACGGACTGGACTACGCCGAGCGGTACCGCAACCTGCGCGACGTGGCCGTGCTCGCGCCGCACGTCTACAGCTGA